A region of Chitinophaga horti DNA encodes the following proteins:
- a CDS encoding RagB/SusD family nutrient uptake outer membrane protein has translation MISRNKITLVVLVLVMFSSCKKWLDVQPEDKFTEDMIYANEEGFLSALNGVYILMADNKLYGASMTMTTLDLFSQRYYSTSSESRWQQYTRLNYLDDGVRANLQSIWETSYLCIANLNRYLYNFSVYGNKLNPAEQSYFKGQAYALRALLYSDLLRMWGPRYVSDSTGLCIPLYDKVGADVGEYMPANKVMDFIMNDIAQAEQMLQADPVLINGHKDGNNFRMNLFAVKALKARMQLYRNDKAGALATAKEVIAQQEKFPWVTRAAVTSNRDYPDRIFATEVLFGLYSRSMYENFENFFASDNTVENILAPQSATYLETLFESQADFRYSYWWLLPSTGVNFRVLYKFSDVNLKDRYAFRFMMPMIRMSEMYMIAAECEPDPAEGLKHINAIRAHRGYDADLGSAANLDNEIRKEYMKEFFGEGQLWFFYKRKGITSVAGANTATVNIPLSAYRFPLPESETIVR, from the coding sequence ATGATATCCAGGAACAAAATAACGCTTGTAGTGCTGGTGCTGGTGATGTTCAGCTCCTGTAAAAAATGGCTGGACGTGCAGCCCGAAGACAAGTTTACGGAAGATATGATTTATGCGAACGAGGAAGGGTTCTTGTCTGCCCTGAACGGCGTGTACATTCTCATGGCCGATAATAAACTGTACGGGGCCAGCATGACCATGACCACACTCGATCTCTTCTCTCAACGTTACTACAGTACTTCTTCCGAATCGCGCTGGCAGCAGTATACGAGGCTCAACTACCTCGATGATGGTGTGCGCGCTAACCTGCAGTCCATCTGGGAAACGTCGTACCTGTGTATCGCTAACCTTAATCGCTACCTGTACAACTTTTCCGTATACGGCAATAAGCTTAACCCGGCCGAACAAAGCTACTTTAAAGGACAGGCTTATGCACTGCGCGCCTTGCTGTACTCGGATCTGCTAAGGATGTGGGGGCCGCGTTACGTATCAGATTCCACCGGCTTATGCATTCCGCTGTACGATAAGGTAGGCGCGGACGTAGGTGAATACATGCCTGCCAACAAAGTGATGGATTTCATTATGAACGACATCGCCCAGGCGGAGCAAATGTTACAGGCCGATCCGGTGCTGATCAACGGCCACAAAGATGGCAACAACTTCCGCATGAATCTCTTCGCCGTAAAAGCGTTAAAAGCAAGGATGCAATTGTATCGTAATGATAAGGCGGGTGCGCTGGCAACGGCAAAGGAAGTGATCGCCCAGCAGGAAAAATTTCCATGGGTAACACGAGCCGCCGTAACGAGCAACCGCGATTATCCCGACCGTATCTTCGCTACGGAAGTGTTGTTCGGGCTGTATTCCAGGAGCATGTACGAAAACTTCGAGAACTTCTTTGCTTCGGATAATACCGTAGAAAATATCCTGGCGCCGCAAAGTGCCACCTACCTCGAAACCTTGTTCGAGAGCCAGGCAGATTTCCGTTACTCCTATTGGTGGCTGTTACCTTCTACTGGCGTAAACTTCCGGGTGCTGTATAAGTTTTCGGACGTGAACCTCAAAGACAGGTACGCCTTCCGTTTCATGATGCCGATGATTCGCATGAGCGAAATGTATATGATCGCAGCTGAGTGCGAGCCGGATCCTGCAGAAGGGTTGAAACATATCAATGCGATCCGCGCGCACCGCGGCTATGATGCCGACCTGGGCAGCGCTGCTAATCTCGATAACGAGATCAGGAAGGAATATATGAAAGAGTTTTTTGGCGAAGGACAGCTGTGGTTCTTTTACAAACGCAAAGGCATTACCAGTGTGGCCGGTGCCAATACGGCTACGGTGAACATTCCGTTAAGTGCTTACCGCTTCCCGCTGCCGGAGTCTGAAACCATCGTGCGGTAG
- a CDS encoding DUF4843 domain-containing protein: protein MKNIVTGLLISCLIATGLAGCSEDRLDLYNQNTEGASIYFKEKFDNLSDRNASTPFENKYITMGYTPLTLTDTIIIVPVAFTGLAADTDRTYEVEVIDSLTSMEQGVDYEFMKPFVMKAGRYIDTIQIRLFRSQRMRDTTLDLRLLLKANGNFNTNVPLKMNYAGTYQGNVVTYAVSANDITGKPFLWTSPTYKTFTEGYFGTYSKTKLLLMLDVLNVKLETVTIEPTPPARFSLDYFLVWSQYMVYWLGKEKGEGRIYYDEFGAEIKMGPNAK from the coding sequence ATGAAAAATATTGTTACTGGTTTACTCATCAGCTGCCTGATCGCAACCGGTCTTGCAGGTTGCAGCGAAGACAGGCTCGATTTGTACAATCAAAACACAGAGGGCGCGAGCATTTACTTCAAGGAAAAGTTCGATAACCTTTCGGACCGCAACGCGTCCACACCATTTGAGAATAAATACATTACCATGGGCTACACGCCGCTTACCCTCACCGATACCATTATTATCGTGCCGGTGGCGTTCACCGGCCTGGCGGCGGATACCGATCGCACTTACGAAGTAGAGGTGATCGACAGCTTAACGAGCATGGAGCAGGGCGTGGATTACGAATTTATGAAGCCTTTCGTGATGAAGGCCGGCCGCTACATAGACACTATCCAGATTCGCCTGTTTCGCAGCCAGCGTATGAGAGATACTACGCTGGACCTGCGGCTCTTGCTGAAGGCGAACGGTAATTTCAATACGAACGTACCGTTAAAGATGAATTACGCGGGCACTTACCAGGGAAATGTGGTAACGTACGCCGTAAGCGCCAACGACATCACCGGTAAGCCGTTCCTCTGGACAAGCCCTACCTATAAAACCTTCACAGAGGGCTATTTCGGCACGTATTCCAAAACGAAACTGCTGTTGATGCTGGATGTACTTAATGTTAAGCTGGAAACCGTTACGATCGAGCCAACACCTCCCGCCCGCTTCAGTCTCGATTATTTCCTGGTGTGGAGCCAGTATATGGTGTATTGGCTGGGTAAAGAAAAAGGCGAAGGCCGTATTTACTACGACGAGTTTGGTGCAGAAATCAAAATGGGACCGAACGCGAAATAG
- a CDS encoding PKD-like family lipoprotein encodes MNFKWIRYIGCLALVISFATACKKDLGNYDYKDINELVIANIPDTMNLVIGQRFTVIPQLDFTKDTVTAHYTYQWACYDPRQVDAYTLRILDSTKTLDMDLPLTVGEYIIYYTVKEKATGISWRKKFIVIVTGTIKRRGWFVLSDVDAQSKLDYFEEDMAAPGTYVKEYRNLLGLIKDRVTGKPIEIKGKPKFLEAVTNTVLGVTGAKTWIYIGAELSGEKINVTDGFTWENPLYSIKSETATGEPALPSMVRGYAQQVYAFDNGEVHFSYPAQRYVWGIPISRLSGGVPFKVAPSFAMATGGVALFYDATNKRFVRHLYNTYLTTLTPKRFDPNNMDKDVVWMGWTSAFAGQAIAIMKDAADKRYLARMTFTTAGTFSADSLKEVNMTDLAGAENFVMDHQFGYLLYSKGSKLYRYNLDTEELQMIKDYGSGVQITMLKSRILQAPLWFQVEARPDLYNKVHLEPLILGITVAVYEPANPSTSGKLDVIKISGTPGVSYYTLTGFGKVVDAVYTNLN; translated from the coding sequence ATGAATTTTAAATGGATCAGATATATCGGTTGCCTGGCATTGGTCATCAGCTTTGCAACTGCCTGTAAAAAAGATTTGGGTAACTACGATTATAAAGACATTAACGAACTGGTTATCGCTAATATCCCGGATACGATGAACCTGGTAATCGGGCAGCGTTTTACCGTAATACCACAACTGGATTTTACAAAAGATACGGTAACTGCCCATTACACTTACCAATGGGCCTGTTACGATCCGCGCCAGGTAGATGCATATACCCTCAGGATCCTCGATTCAACTAAAACACTGGACATGGACCTGCCGCTGACTGTAGGTGAGTATATCATCTATTATACGGTAAAAGAAAAGGCGACCGGCATCAGCTGGCGGAAAAAGTTTATCGTCATAGTCACTGGTACGATTAAACGAAGGGGATGGTTCGTATTGTCTGACGTGGATGCGCAGTCAAAGCTCGATTATTTCGAGGAAGACATGGCGGCTCCGGGCACTTACGTGAAAGAGTACCGCAATTTACTGGGCCTGATAAAAGACCGTGTTACCGGCAAGCCTATCGAGATAAAAGGTAAGCCGAAGTTCCTGGAGGCGGTAACGAATACAGTGTTAGGTGTTACGGGTGCCAAAACGTGGATTTACATCGGCGCTGAACTGAGCGGTGAAAAAATCAACGTTACCGATGGCTTTACCTGGGAGAACCCGCTTTACTCGATCAAGAGCGAAACGGCGACGGGCGAACCGGCATTGCCTTCTATGGTGCGTGGCTACGCGCAGCAGGTATATGCTTTCGATAACGGTGAGGTCCACTTTTCTTATCCTGCGCAGCGTTACGTGTGGGGCATACCCATCAGCAGGCTGTCTGGCGGAGTACCTTTCAAAGTGGCACCGTCGTTTGCAATGGCTACCGGTGGCGTGGCGCTCTTCTATGATGCCACCAACAAACGTTTCGTACGGCATCTTTATAACACTTACCTGACCACCCTTACACCTAAACGTTTCGATCCAAACAATATGGATAAGGATGTCGTGTGGATGGGCTGGACCTCCGCGTTCGCCGGTCAGGCCATTGCGATCATGAAGGATGCGGCCGACAAGCGTTATCTCGCCAGGATGACCTTTACCACTGCGGGTACTTTCTCCGCAGATTCGCTGAAGGAGGTAAACATGACGGATCTCGCCGGTGCAGAGAATTTTGTAATGGACCACCAGTTTGGCTATTTGCTGTACAGCAAAGGCAGCAAACTATACCGCTATAACCTGGATACCGAGGAACTACAAATGATCAAAGATTATGGCAGTGGTGTGCAGATTACGATGCTGAAAAGCAGGATACTCCAGGCCCCACTCTGGTTCCAGGTGGAGGCGCGGCCCGACCTTTACAACAAAGTGCATCTCGAGCCATTGATCCTCGGTATTACCGTGGCCGTGTATGAACCGGCTAATCCATCAACTTCAGGAAAACTCGATGTAATAAAAATAAGTGGCACCCCAGGGGTATCTTATTATACCCTCACTGGTTTTGGTAAGGTGGTAGACGCAGTCTACACCAATTTGAACTAA
- a CDS encoding RNA polymerase sigma-70 factor, translating to MSSSRYNDQLLLSQIAAGSEPAFCALFDRYWHKVFTTALLFTRSEPVAQDIAQEVFLQLWQHRERAATIEKAESYLFISARNLIFKKMSRLKLEDAYQQYVAAQGVRQAAPSTGTTEYKELHSLVETAIRRLPPQQQKAFRLSREGGLSHEEISARMGVSRAAVKDYIVRSISFLRKYLREQALFWLF from the coding sequence TTGTCCAGTTCACGTTATAACGACCAATTGCTGCTCTCGCAAATAGCCGCCGGAAGCGAACCTGCCTTCTGTGCGCTGTTCGATCGTTATTGGCATAAGGTGTTCACCACGGCATTACTCTTCACCCGCTCCGAGCCTGTAGCGCAGGACATTGCGCAGGAGGTGTTCTTACAATTATGGCAACATCGCGAACGGGCAGCTACCATCGAAAAGGCGGAGAGTTACCTTTTTATCAGCGCCCGTAATCTCATTTTTAAGAAGATGAGCCGCCTGAAACTCGAAGATGCCTATCAACAATACGTTGCCGCGCAAGGTGTACGCCAGGCAGCACCGTCGACCGGCACCACCGAATACAAAGAACTGCATTCCCTTGTGGAAACGGCCATCCGCCGCCTGCCCCCACAGCAGCAAAAGGCCTTTCGGTTAAGCCGGGAAGGTGGGCTAAGTCATGAAGAGATCAGCGCCCGGATGGGGGTAAGCCGCGCGGCGGTGAAAGATTACATCGTCCGGTCCATTTCTTTCCTGCGGAAATACCTGCGCGAACAGGCCTTATTCTGGCTGTTCTAA
- a CDS encoding FecR family protein produces MKEADFQSLMEKYVANELTKQEFDQLWTALQEPGRRAAWTAFMHQAWDAAAFTEQGKAAALEQLLPQVRKRRSGVVKKLSWWAAAACMLSFAAGIFYFQGKKKLPPSGQVASATSPNTDIQPGRNRALLTLADGSIVELDSTANGLVGQQGGTNVTKQSNGRLVYEQQGAAAENMYNTMRTPRGGQYQVVLPDGSRVWLNAASAVTYPVSFGKKERKVKISGEVYFEVAANAANPFVVQIMSETGEEKGVVTVLGTRFNINAYDNEGAATTTLLNGAVIVSRQEERKQLQPGQRAAMGKIIEVTRPEDLEGVTAWKDGYFKFTQADIGSVMRQAERWYDIEVLYPKGAPDEIFSGTLPRNVNLTQFLDIMVYSDVKATIRSRQVIIEQ; encoded by the coding sequence ATGAAAGAAGCGGATTTTCAATCACTCATGGAAAAATACGTGGCGAACGAACTCACGAAACAGGAGTTCGATCAGCTATGGACTGCATTGCAGGAGCCGGGCCGCCGTGCTGCCTGGACGGCCTTCATGCACCAGGCCTGGGATGCCGCGGCATTCACAGAGCAGGGCAAGGCGGCGGCACTGGAGCAGCTGCTGCCACAAGTGCGAAAACGCCGCAGCGGTGTCGTAAAGAAACTCTCCTGGTGGGCCGCAGCCGCCTGTATGTTAAGCTTCGCCGCCGGCATCTTCTACTTCCAGGGCAAAAAAAAACTACCACCTTCCGGTCAGGTGGCCAGCGCCACGTCACCCAACACCGACATCCAACCCGGTCGTAACCGTGCCTTGCTGACATTGGCCGACGGCAGCATAGTGGAGCTGGACAGCACCGCCAATGGACTGGTAGGGCAGCAGGGTGGTACGAATGTGACCAAACAATCCAACGGCCGCCTGGTGTACGAGCAGCAGGGCGCCGCCGCAGAAAATATGTACAACACGATGCGCACACCACGGGGCGGACAGTACCAGGTAGTATTACCCGATGGCTCCAGGGTATGGCTGAATGCTGCATCTGCCGTAACTTACCCCGTCTCTTTCGGTAAAAAGGAGCGAAAGGTGAAGATCTCCGGCGAAGTGTATTTCGAAGTAGCGGCGAACGCAGCCAACCCTTTTGTCGTACAAATAATGAGCGAAACCGGCGAGGAGAAAGGCGTAGTCACGGTATTGGGAACGCGGTTCAATATCAACGCTTATGACAATGAAGGCGCTGCCACCACCACGCTGCTGAACGGCGCTGTAATCGTATCCCGCCAGGAAGAGCGCAAGCAATTGCAACCGGGACAAAGAGCCGCGATGGGTAAGATCATAGAAGTGACGAGACCCGAAGACCTGGAGGGTGTAACGGCCTGGAAGGATGGCTATTTCAAATTTACACAGGCAGACATTGGCTCGGTGATGCGGCAGGCAGAGCGATGGTACGATATAGAAGTACTTTATCCCAAAGGTGCGCCCGATGAGATATTCAGCGGTACACTGCCCCGAAACGTAAACCTGACACAGTTTTTAGATATCATGGTATACAGCGACGTAAAAGCGACTATACGCAGCAGGCAAGTAATCATAGAACAGTAA
- a CDS encoding TonB-dependent receptor: MKLTTILLLVALLQLKAEGFSQQITLQVKNGSLDKVFAQLGKQSGYHFFFNERLIKDARKVSLNLQNATLQEALDACFTGQPFNYAIIDKTVVARKKTDPGPTPRAAAAPVVITIKGRITSEKGEPLPGASVKLKNSTKGATSDAKGEFSFTIPDGTEVVLEVSMLGYKLQTITPSDPANVVIVLKEEATTLDNLVVIGYGTARRQDFTGSVSSVKMEGSPLASLPNMNALEVLKGNVSGLSIGATNSAGGQPSMVIRGQNSISGNNDPMIILDGVVFLGSIGDINPNDIASFDILKDATSAAAYGSRSANGVIAITTKKGRIGKPSISFNTSTGFQTWQNEPEMMRGEEWLEVVNARNRYAPGSTNWLKAGELANRAAGKETVWLDEVTRTGIIQSYQAAVSGATQQTNYYLSTSFDQNKGIIKGDDFKRVSLLAKLNMNITSWLEVGADGSYTKRDYSGVAANIGEAQMMSPYGVMYRDSLGNLEKYPYTQAAINPLWGVQDGTRDNMDIGNNFRLNAHALVKVPWIDGLSYRANLALNLDKDRSGNFYYETNFVQEGEGIGRYSPSTVQGFLSRANGNINNYSNYSYVIDNILNYRKTFGKHSVDATAVYTRDYFKYESENSTGSDFQANGNTALGMYGLQTATVQRATVDIWERANIGYLIRGNYNYNNRYFLTGSFRRDGASVFGANNKWADFAAVGVAWRITEEAFMKNLHYLNHLKLKFSWGQNGNQGIGPYGTLSTVGNGASGGVRYQFSNTGSQMFYGLFQRDLGNSDLGWETTESWNAGFESSWFNERLFVDLDMYKGKTTDQLFTRNIPVMTGFKTMRTSMGQVDNKGVEITVRSVNVKHSDWGWTTAATFWLNRNKLVKLYGEDRDGDGKEDDDVSSGLFIGQPLYAIYGYEQIGIVQESDTTYTRLTGAAPGSPMYRDFDKTPGISATDRKILGYAQDNFRLSMSNTVNYKEFDLYVMVSGNFGGNGYYKRSNAAAYLTSGTSRFNDNMTSKPYWTPENKSNTYPSAFFSGDGRFLGLQSRTFVRLQDVTLSYRLKQSLLTPLRLNSAKFFVSAKNLATFTNWFGGDPETGTPVRENTFPVPSTYSFGANISF, translated from the coding sequence ATGAAGCTCACAACGATTTTGTTGCTTGTTGCCTTACTCCAGTTAAAAGCAGAAGGCTTTAGCCAGCAGATTACGCTGCAGGTTAAAAACGGCTCGCTGGACAAGGTGTTTGCCCAGCTGGGTAAACAAAGCGGGTATCACTTCTTTTTTAATGAAAGACTGATCAAAGACGCCCGCAAGGTATCTCTCAATTTACAGAACGCTACGTTGCAGGAAGCGCTGGACGCCTGTTTTACTGGCCAGCCCTTTAACTATGCAATTATTGATAAAACAGTGGTGGCCCGTAAAAAGACAGACCCGGGCCCCACGCCGAGGGCCGCTGCCGCGCCAGTGGTGATCACGATCAAAGGTCGTATCACCAGCGAAAAAGGCGAACCCTTGCCCGGCGCCAGCGTAAAGCTGAAAAACAGCACGAAAGGCGCTACGTCCGATGCAAAGGGCGAATTCTCTTTTACCATTCCCGATGGTACGGAAGTCGTGCTGGAAGTAAGTATGCTGGGCTACAAACTGCAAACGATTACGCCCTCCGATCCCGCAAACGTGGTGATCGTATTAAAAGAAGAAGCAACTACGCTCGATAACCTCGTGGTAATCGGTTATGGTACGGCGCGCCGCCAGGACTTTACCGGTTCGGTAAGCTCTGTGAAAATGGAAGGTTCGCCGCTCGCCAGTCTGCCCAATATGAACGCGCTGGAAGTACTGAAAGGCAACGTATCGGGCCTGAGCATCGGTGCGACCAACTCCGCCGGTGGACAACCTTCTATGGTCATTCGCGGGCAGAACTCGATCAGCGGTAATAATGATCCGATGATTATCCTGGACGGTGTAGTATTCCTGGGCAGCATCGGTGATATCAACCCTAACGACATCGCCAGCTTTGATATATTGAAAGATGCTACGTCTGCTGCGGCTTACGGTTCCCGTTCTGCGAACGGCGTAATTGCCATCACCACCAAAAAAGGTCGTATCGGTAAGCCATCCATTTCATTTAACACTTCTACCGGCTTCCAGACCTGGCAAAATGAGCCGGAGATGATGAGGGGCGAAGAGTGGCTGGAAGTGGTGAACGCCCGTAACCGCTACGCTCCCGGTTCTACCAACTGGCTGAAGGCGGGAGAACTGGCCAACCGGGCTGCCGGCAAAGAAACCGTTTGGCTGGATGAAGTTACCCGTACCGGTATTATCCAGAGCTACCAGGCGGCTGTTTCAGGCGCTACACAGCAAACGAACTATTACCTCTCTACTTCCTTCGATCAGAATAAAGGCATCATTAAAGGAGATGACTTTAAACGTGTTTCCCTGCTCGCGAAGCTGAATATGAACATTACTTCCTGGCTGGAAGTAGGGGCGGATGGTAGCTATACCAAACGTGACTATTCCGGGGTGGCTGCCAATATAGGCGAGGCGCAGATGATGTCGCCGTACGGTGTAATGTACCGCGACAGCCTCGGTAATCTAGAAAAGTACCCGTATACACAGGCGGCCATCAATCCGCTGTGGGGTGTGCAGGATGGTACCCGCGACAACATGGACATCGGCAACAACTTCCGCCTGAATGCCCATGCGCTGGTGAAAGTGCCGTGGATCGATGGGTTGAGCTATCGTGCTAACCTGGCGCTGAACCTGGATAAAGACAGGTCGGGCAACTTCTATTACGAGACTAACTTTGTCCAGGAAGGAGAAGGCATTGGCCGTTATTCGCCGTCTACCGTACAGGGCTTCCTGTCGAGGGCGAACGGCAATATCAATAACTACAGCAATTACAGCTACGTAATCGATAACATCCTCAACTACCGCAAAACATTTGGTAAACACAGTGTTGATGCAACGGCAGTGTATACACGCGATTACTTTAAGTACGAGTCGGAAAACTCAACCGGCTCCGACTTCCAGGCGAATGGTAATACAGCGTTAGGTATGTATGGTTTGCAGACGGCAACCGTGCAGCGCGCAACAGTAGATATATGGGAACGCGCCAATATCGGTTACCTCATACGCGGTAACTACAATTACAACAATCGCTATTTCCTCACCGGGTCTTTCCGTCGCGATGGGGCTTCTGTATTCGGAGCGAATAACAAGTGGGCAGATTTTGCCGCTGTGGGCGTGGCCTGGCGTATTACCGAGGAGGCGTTCATGAAAAACCTGCACTATCTCAATCACCTGAAACTGAAGTTTTCCTGGGGCCAGAATGGTAACCAGGGCATCGGCCCCTATGGTACCCTGTCGACCGTTGGCAACGGTGCGTCGGGCGGTGTGCGTTACCAGTTCTCAAATACAGGTAGCCAGATGTTTTATGGCCTCTTCCAGCGCGACCTCGGCAACTCCGACCTCGGTTGGGAAACAACAGAGTCCTGGAACGCGGGGTTCGAATCTTCCTGGTTTAACGAACGCCTGTTCGTAGATCTCGATATGTATAAAGGTAAAACTACCGACCAGCTCTTTACCCGCAACATCCCGGTGATGACTGGTTTTAAGACCATGCGCACCTCCATGGGCCAGGTAGATAATAAGGGCGTTGAAATAACGGTACGTTCCGTAAACGTTAAACATTCGGATTGGGGTTGGACTACCGCAGCAACTTTCTGGCTGAACCGCAACAAACTGGTGAAGCTGTATGGTGAAGACAGGGATGGCGATGGTAAAGAAGACGATGACGTGTCCAGCGGCCTGTTCATCGGTCAGCCACTCTACGCTATCTATGGCTATGAACAAATCGGTATCGTTCAGGAAAGTGATACCACTTACACCCGCCTCACCGGCGCCGCGCCGGGTTCGCCGATGTACCGCGATTTTGATAAAACGCCCGGCATCAGCGCTACCGACCGTAAAATACTCGGCTACGCCCAGGATAATTTCCGCCTGAGCATGAGCAATACGGTTAATTACAAGGAATTTGACCTGTATGTGATGGTCTCCGGCAACTTCGGCGGTAATGGTTATTATAAAAGGTCGAACGCCGCTGCTTACCTCACATCCGGTACCAGCCGCTTTAACGATAACATGACGTCCAAGCCTTACTGGACGCCCGAAAACAAAAGCAATACCTATCCATCTGCCTTCTTTTCCGGTGATGGCCGCTTCCTCGGACTGCAAAGCCGTACGTTCGTGCGTTTGCAGGATGTTACCTTGTCGTATCGCCTGAAACAAAGTTTGCTGACGCCATTGCGCCTCAACTCCGCGAAGTTTTTCGTGAGTGCCAAGAACCTGGCCACCTTCACCAACTGGTTTGGCGGCGATCCGGAAACAGGTACGCCTGTACGGGAGAATACTTTCCCCGTGCCCAGCACGTATTCCTTTGGCGCAAACATCAGCTTCTAA
- a CDS encoding RagB/SusD family nutrient uptake outer membrane protein, protein MKHTIYKMKWALLLSMATVSACKSDMDFLRERPATFYTVDNAFSTSSQVDQVLVSVYSQLRDLWANPAEEGWIMVFRGNGTDMYDVPSIRRGSSFNNYGNINAENAVFFNCYSTWYQLISKANMALYAADLSHITWASDAEKAYVKAQARFFRAFAYRNLGELFGGVPLVTEIFNTPRFDFKRSTRIETYQFAIDELLAIENDLPETTTRGGRVVRGAAQHNLAELYLALGTQLKEEGRAAEATTAFTQSIAYANKVIDGGTYSLMNARFGSRRTEAQGNVYWDLFQENNVNYQDGNKECVWGLQIDYAAYRTEDGKSKLPYSRAYSPVFRDGAKDHLTGTGPDVGGRGVSFMMPTMYTRDDIYNGAFSGDMRNTDIVFRRVFRGNVASSPYFGVPIPWDVMYYGSANATTNMNNRSLCYPVSCKIATDKYTGVADGENMSNLFRDDYFIRLSETILLRAEAKQRNGDKPGAAADINLLRTRAQCTYMVSAADMDDNFNTILDERARELIYEECRWNTLLRMGGTIAVDRIRKYAYWPEAQATLTFNYNLWPIPQTVIDTNKDEPLDQNDGWKR, encoded by the coding sequence ATGAAACACACGATATATAAGATGAAATGGGCGCTGTTACTGTCGATGGCTACAGTGTCCGCCTGTAAATCAGATATGGATTTTCTGCGGGAACGACCTGCTACTTTTTATACAGTGGACAATGCGTTTTCTACCTCTTCGCAGGTAGACCAGGTGTTGGTATCTGTATACTCACAACTGCGCGACCTTTGGGCGAATCCGGCAGAAGAAGGCTGGATCATGGTGTTCCGCGGTAATGGTACGGATATGTATGATGTGCCCAGCATCCGCAGAGGCAGTTCCTTCAATAACTATGGTAACATCAACGCGGAGAATGCGGTGTTCTTCAACTGTTACAGCACCTGGTACCAGCTGATATCCAAAGCTAATATGGCATTGTACGCGGCCGACTTGTCACATATCACCTGGGCGTCTGATGCAGAAAAGGCCTATGTTAAAGCACAGGCGCGTTTCTTTCGCGCGTTCGCTTATCGTAACCTCGGCGAGTTGTTTGGAGGCGTTCCCCTGGTGACCGAAATTTTCAACACACCCCGTTTTGATTTCAAACGTAGTACCCGCATAGAAACCTACCAGTTCGCCATTGATGAACTGCTGGCGATCGAGAATGACCTGCCAGAAACCACCACCCGTGGCGGTAGAGTCGTAAGAGGTGCTGCACAACATAACCTGGCCGAATTATATCTGGCACTGGGCACGCAGCTAAAAGAAGAGGGCAGGGCCGCAGAAGCAACGACGGCGTTCACGCAGTCCATCGCCTATGCCAATAAAGTAATCGACGGTGGTACGTATTCGCTGATGAACGCCCGCTTTGGCTCCCGCAGAACAGAAGCACAGGGCAATGTATACTGGGATCTTTTCCAGGAAAACAACGTGAACTACCAGGATGGTAATAAGGAATGTGTGTGGGGCCTGCAAATTGATTATGCGGCTTACCGCACGGAGGACGGCAAATCGAAGCTTCCTTACTCCCGCGCATACAGCCCCGTGTTCCGCGATGGTGCCAAGGACCATCTTACCGGCACTGGTCCTGATGTAGGCGGACGTGGCGTATCGTTCATGATGCCTACGATGTATACCCGCGACGATATTTATAACGGCGCATTCAGCGGTGATATGCGTAATACCGATATCGTTTTCCGCCGTGTATTCCGGGGCAATGTGGCCTCATCGCCTTACTTCGGCGTGCCTATCCCATGGGATGTAATGTACTACGGCAGTGCGAATGCGACCACCAATATGAATAACCGCAGCCTGTGTTACCCGGTTTCCTGCAAAATTGCGACCGATAAATATACAGGTGTGGCTGATGGAGAGAACATGAGTAACTTGTTCCGCGATGACTATTTTATCCGCCTCTCCGAAACGATCCTGTTACGTGCAGAAGCCAAACAGCGTAACGGCGATAAGCCCGGTGCAGCTGCTGATATCAACCTGCTGCGCACCCGCGCACAATGTACGTACATGGTGTCGGCCGCCGATATGGACGATAATTTCAACACGATACTGGATGAGCGTGCCAGGGAATTGATCTACGAAGAATGTCGCTGGAACACGTTGTTGCGTATGGGTGGCACTATTGCTGTAGATCGTATCCGCAAATATGCCTACTGGCCGGAAGCGCAGGCTACGCTTACTTTTAACTACAACCTGTGGCCCATTCCGCAAACGGTGATAGATACGAATAAAGACGAACCGCTGGATCAGAACGACGGTTGGAAACGCTAA